A window of Thermoanaerobaculia bacterium genomic DNA:
CGCCTACGAGCTCCTCGGGACCGCGGTCGTGTTCGGGATCGCCGGATTCGTCGCCGGGACGAGGGCCGACCGGCTGCGCGCGGGACGGGAGCGCTTCCGCGAGCTCGCGGGACGCGACGACCTCACCGGACTGCCGAACCGGCGCCTGTTTCGGGAGCACTACGCTCGCGTCGTCGCGCGCTCGCACCGCTTCCGAGAGCCGGTTTCGCTCCTCCTCGTCGATGTCGACGGGCTGAAGGAGATCAACGACCGATGGGGACACATGGCGGGGAACGCGGCGCTCCGGCACGTGGCGCGGATCGTCCGCGACCGCAAGCGTACCGAGGACCTCGCCGCCCGATGGGGCGGCGACGAGTTCGTCCTGCTCCTCCCGGGGGCGGACGTCGCCGCCGCCGAGCGCGTCGCGCGCGAGATCCTGAGGACGGCGGAGCGCGACGTGCTTCGGGCCCCGCCGACGGCCGTGACCGTCACCATCGGCATCGCGAGCGGCGTTGCGGCTTCCACGCACCACGATTTCTTCGTCGCGGCCGACCGCGCGCTCTACGAAGGCAAGACGGCGGGAAGGAATCAGTACCGCGTCTCGCTCACGGGCGACCCGCCGGGCGACGGACAGCGCTCGAAGCCGTAGGGCCTCCCGCCGGGCCACGGCGCCCCTGATCCATTCGCATCTCCCCCCGGGGTCCGCCCCCGACCCAGAATCGATCGAGCCGACAGGCTCGGAAGGGGTATGCCATGACCACCACCGTCGATCGGCGCTCCGAAAAAGCGCCGCAGGCGCCGAGGACGCGGAGCTCGCGCCTGGGACGTCTCGTTCGCGACCTGATGACCGAGAACGTCGTGACGTTCTCGCCGGCGGACAACCTCGCCGATCTCGCCGACCGCATGGCCGACGAGCACATTCGCCACGCCCCGATCGTGGACCGCGAGGGCGACCTCGTCGGTCTCGTGACCGAGCGGGACCTCGCGCGTTTCGCCTTCGCGGATTCACCGGAAGCTCCCCTCTCCGTCGAGCGCGACGTGCTCGGTCGAAAGCGGGTCCGGGAGATCATGGGAACGGAGGTCGACACGCTCGAGCCCGACGCGTTGCTGCGCGAGGCGGCGGAGCTCC
This region includes:
- a CDS encoding GGDEF domain-containing protein, with translation MTFEEAPAPSAPSRLSVRYRILYSLLGVLLATGAPLGALAIRVATGGVQAGAEVRSHLFYYAYELLGTAVVFGIAGFVAGTRADRLRAGRERFRELAGRDDLTGLPNRRLFREHYARVVARSHRFREPVSLLLVDVDGLKEINDRWGHMAGNAALRHVARIVRDRKRTEDLAARWGGDEFVLLLPGADVAAAERVAREILRTAERDVLRAPPTAVTVTIGIASGVAASTHHDFFVAADRALYEGKTAGRNQYRVSLTGDPPGDGQRSKP
- a CDS encoding CBS domain-containing protein; this translates as MTTTVDRRSEKAPQAPRTRSSRLGRLVRDLMTENVVTFSPADNLADLADRMADEHIRHAPIVDREGDLVGLVTERDLARFAFADSPEAPLSVERDVLGRKRVREIMGTEVDTLEPDALLREAAELLLENKIGCIPVVEGSRVVGILTEADFVRRYLEAE